The window AATGAAATGCGCATACCGGTGACCCCGCGGGCGGGCGGCAGCGGTTTGTCAGGCGGTGCCATCCCGATCTTCGGCGGTATTGTTCTATGCGTTGATCGCATGAACCGAATTCTTGAGATTGACGGCGCCAATCTCATGGCTGTCGTTGAACCCGGTGTGGTCACCAATCACCTGGATGCTGCTCTGAAAGAGGCCGGCCTCTTTTTCCCTGGTTATCCGATGAGCGAGGAGATCTGTTTCATCGCCGGGAACGTTTCCGAAAACGCCGGGGGAGGCCGCGCCGTGAAATATGGCGTGACTGGACGCTACATTCACGGCTTGGAAATTGTCACGCCGATCGGGGAAATCTTCCAGGCAGGCGGCAAACGGGTCAAGGACGTCACCGGCTACGATCTGATCCAACTGATGGTCGGTTCCGAAGGCACATTAGGCATATTTACCAAAATTTTCATTCGACTGCTGCCTAGACCCACCCACCGAAAAGGATTACTGGTGCTGATCGACAATGTGAAAAGCGCCGTTGAAATGATTTCCCAGGTGATGCTCAAAGGGCGCCTGATACCTTCCGCCGTCGAGTTCATGGATGGCGTTTGCTTTTCGCTCGCCGCCCGTGAGTTGAAGCACGACTTTCCATATGAACGCACGCGGGCTGCGTTGCTGTTCGAGGTGGACGGCAGACACCCGAACGAAGTAGCGCGTGAGGCGGAAATTATCGAAACCCTGTGCAGGGGAAAGCATGTCGTGGGTTTGTATCCGGCCGACAGCGAATCTCAACTGGAATCGTTCTGGAAGATCCGCAAACGCGTCATATGGGCACTAAGGCGCCGCTTTCCACGAGAGAGCGTAGAAGATATCTCACTTCCCATAGCGGCGCTCCCCGATATCTTAACCGAACTGGAACATATTGGAGAAAGGTATCATGTCCATATACCGGTCTATGGCCATGCGGCGGATGGCAATCTGCACGCCACGCCGGTAAAGAGCCCGCAGCAATCCGATTCCCATTGGGATTCGATGCTGCCGCATCTTCTCGCTGACATCTACCGGGCTGTGGCACGTCTCGGGGGAACAATCAGCGGGGAACATGGCATCGGACACAAACGAAGGGATTTTCTCGACCTGGTGATGAGTCCGACGCAGATCAACATGATGCGGGCCATAAAAAAGGCGATCGACCCGAACAACATCCTCAATCCGGGGAAGATCGTCAACGTGTGATACCGCTGCAGAAAAGCACCCCCAATTCATTACGCCATTCGTTAGGCCTGGCCCGGGTATAATGAATGGCATTCAGATAGAGTCGTTGATCCCGATCCCTGCAACTTGCCATCGTCTGTGGTCAACACTATTGTAACGTCATGCCCGAGACAAAGGAGCCGCTCCTGCCGCGAACGGAGATCACACCACCCGAGAAAGTGACCTTCCTGTCCATTCTGGATTATGACGGCCGCCACGCCGAAAGCCTGATCGCCGAAGCCGTGCTGGCCATCGAGATGGGCACGCTGGCGGAAGACCTTGCCCTGACCCTCCATCCACATCCCACGCTGTCGGAAACCGAATCGGAAGCAGCCGAACTTTTTCTGGGGAACGCCACCCACCTGGCGGCTGCCATGCGCGGGTAGATCCATCCGGCCGAACAGACCCGCCTGGGTGGCCCCGGACTCTGGACATCTTTTCTCCATGAAAAACCGTTGCGACGATTGTAACGATAACCGGTTCATGGCCAGGGAGGAGGCCTACCGGCAGATGGCTCACGACGACTCACTCCCGGGGGCCGTGCCGGACCTGATCGAACTTTGACAATGCGCCGCCTTATGCTAAGCTACCTTCTTCGCAATGGATGCCGGCGGGCTTGGCAGTGCGATCTTCGAACTGATCTGCATGAGGGTGCGAGCCCGGCACGTCCAGAGTGGCAGACATCGAACGAATGCATCAACAATGGAGGACTTACGATGTTCGTCAATGGAAAATGGGTCAACGCAGAAAGTGGTCGTACGTTTCCATCGGTCAACCCCGCATCTGGCGACATCATCGCACAGGTGCCGGCGGGGGACGCCAATGACGCGGCCAAGGCTATCGAAGCTGCGGCCGACGCCTTTCCCCACTGGGCGGCTCAGACCGCTTACCAACGCTCTCAGTTCCTGTACCGGGCCCATGCCCTGATGATGGAGAAGTTGGACCATCTGGCGGCAGTGATGACCGAGGAGCAGGGAAAGCCGCTCCAGGCCGCGCGTAACGAGGTCAAATATGGGGCCGACTTTCTGCTGTGGTATGCGGAGGAGGCCAAGCGGATCTACGGCCAGACGATTCCCTCGTCCAGGGCGGACCAGCGTTTCATGGTGCTGCGTCAGCCGGTCGGGGTAGTCGGCGCCATCACCCCGTGGAATTATCCCATTTCCATGATCACCCGCAAGGTCGCACCGGCGCTGGCGGCAGGGTGCACCATCGTTCTCAAACCCGCCGAAGCCACGCCCTTGTGCGCCAAGGCGGTCTTCGAGATTTTCGAGGCCGCCGGCATGCCCTCCGGCGTCGTCAACCTGGTGACGGCACAGGCGCCGAGTCCCATCGGCGACACGTTCCTGAAAGATCCCAGAATCCGCAAGCTGACCTTTACCGGATCGACCGAGGTGGGCAAAATGCTGGCCCGGGAAGCGGCGGCCCAGATGAAACGGGTCTCTCTGGAGCTCGGCGGCCACGCTCCCTTTATCGTGTGCCGCGATGCGGACCCGGTGCATGCGGCCAAGGGACTGGCGCTGGTCAAGTATCTCAACACCGGTCAGGCGTGCATCAGCCCCAATCGCATTTACGTGCATGCCGATATCATCGATCCCTTTATCGGTGAGTTGACCCAGCGCGTCTCTGCCATGAAAGCCGGCTCGGGCTTTGATAAGAGCGTGCGCATCGGTCCGCTGGTCAACGATGCGGCCCTGGAGAAGGTCGATCGACAAGTCCAGGATGCGATCGCCAGGGGCGCCGGACTGATCGCCGGCGGCCGACGGTTGACGGAAAACGGTCTGGAGCGGGGATTCTTTTATGCGCCGACCATTCTCAGCGGCGTGACCCCCGATATGACCATCTATCGGGAGGAGACCTTCGGTCCGGTGGCCCCCATCATTTCCTACAACGACGAGGACGACCTGCTGGCCATGGCCAACGACACCCGCTACGGGCTGGCTTCGTATGTCTACACCCGTGATTTGAAAACCGCTTTTACCCTGTTCGAAGGCCTGCATTTCGGCATCGTCGGCATCAACGACATCAATCCGACCTCCGCCGCGGCGCCTTTCGGCGGCATGAAAGAGAGCGGGCTGGGCCGCGAGGGCGGCATCGAGGGCATCGAGGAGTATCTGGAGACCAAGCTGGGCGGATTCTCAATTTGAACATTCCCACGTTATCACCACATTCTATCGGAGAAAAACAGCTATGGCACCCAGCGCGCTGAACGGCGTTAAGATCATCGAATTCTGCACCACTATCAGCGGTGCCTATTGCAGCAAATTGATGGCCGACCTCGGGGCGGAAGTGATCAAGATAGAGCCGCCGGTGACCGGAGACGAAGCGAGAAGAAGGCCGCCTTTCCAGAACGATGACCCGGACCCCGAAAAATCAGGGCTCTTTTTGTATATCAACACCAACAAGTTCGGCATCACCCTCGATCCGTCGAAGCCCAAAGGTAAAGAGATCTTTGAGCGGCTGGTCCGCCAGGCGGACATCCTGATCGAAGATCACCGACCCGGCGAGATGGAAGCGATGGGGCTTGGGTATGAAACATTGAAAAAAACCAATCCCGGTCTCATCATGATGGCCATTACGCCATTTGGGCAAACAGGCCCCTGCAAGGACTATAAAGCCTACCAGCTGAACATCTCGCACATGAGCGGGCAAGGTTATCTGCTGCCGCTGGTGGCGCCGGACCTGGATCGTCCGCCGGTGCAAATCGGGGGCAACAGCGGCAACTTCGATGCCGGGCTGACGGCTTCCCTTGCGGTCATGGCCGCCCTGTTCTGGCGGGGAGCGTCCGGCAAAGGGCAATACATCGGCATGTCGAAAATGGAAGCCCTGATCGCCATGCAGCGTGTGGAAAGCGTGACGTTTCCCAACAGCGGCATCAATATGAGTCGCAAGGGGGAATCTCTGCGAATGAGCGGCAACGGAATATTTCCGTGCAAGGATGGATTCGTCTCCATCGTGACGCCCGAAGAGCACCAGTGGCAAAACTTCATGAAACTGATCGGCGATCCCCCATGGTCCAAGGAGCCCTGGTGTCAAAACCGATTTGAGCGCGGCAACCATGCGGAGAAAATCAACGCCTATATCCTGGAGTGGATGAAGGACAAACCCAAGGAGGAGATCTTCAGAAAAGGCCAGGCGTTCAGCGTGCCGGTGGCACAGGTCAACACGGCCGAAGACGTGGTGTGCTCGCCCCATTTCAATGCCAGGGGGTTTTTCGTGGAAATCGACCATCCGGTGATGGGAAAACTGGAGAAATTCCCATCTTCTCCCTACCGGTTCTCCAAAACGCCATGGGCGGTCGCAAGACCGGCCCCACGCCTGGGAGAGCATAACGAGATGATCTTTCAGGAAAAACTCGGCTACACCACCGAAGATCTGAAAATTTTTAAAGATGCGGGAATCCTATGACAACAAGACAAAAAGGGGAACTCATGGACAATAGCGGCCCCTTGACGGGTATCCGGGTCGTTGAATTCACATCGGCCTGGGCCGGTCCTTACGCCACCTGTCTGCTCGGCTTTCTGGGCGCCGAAGTGATCAAGGTGGAAAGCCGGCAGCGACCGGACCATTCCAGGATCATCTCTTTTACGACGGGCAAGGCATTTCAAACCCTCGATGAATCGGAAGTCTTCAACAATTTGAATCTGAACAAGCGCAGCGTCTGCCTGAACCTGAAAATGCCCGAAGCGGTGGAGATCGCCAGAAACCTCATCCAGGTCAGCGATGTGGTCATGGAAAATATGCGGCCGGGTGTGGTGCCGCGTCTCGGCCTGGGGTATGAGGAGGCCCGAGCGATCAAGCCGGACATTATCTACATCTCTTCTTCGGCGTGCGGCCAGACAGGACCGGACAGGGAGTATATCGGCTATGCACCGACCTTTGCCGCCCTGGCCGGATTACCCCATGTGACCGGCTATCCTGATTGGCCGCCGAGCAACTTTCTCGGCTCCATCGATTTGAGAAGCGCGTGCACATCGGCCTTCGCCATCCTGGCCGCGCTCTATTATCATCAGCAGACCGGAGAGGGACAGTATATCGATCTGGCCTCCCAGGAGGCCATCGCCACCTATGCCGGCGATATCTTCCTGGACTATGTGATGAACGGGCGGGTTCCCATGCGCCAGGGGAACCAAAACGCCGTCATGGCGCCGCATAACTGCTACCGCTGTAAGGGCGAAGATAAATGGATCAGCATTGCGGTGGCCACCCAGGCGGAGTGGGAAAACCTGTGCCGCGCGATGGGCCGAAGCGACCTCATCGACGATCCCCGGTTTGCCGACAATGCCCGTCGCAAGACGAACGAGGCCGAACTGGACGCCATCATGTCCGCCTGGACCGGGGACAAGGATCCCTATGACGTGATGGGCATGCTGCAACATGCCGGTGTCGCCGCCACGCCGTCCATGTCCAGCGAGGCGCTTTTCAACGATCCTCACCTGAAAGAGAGAAAGGTCTTTCGGCAGGTCGATCATCCCGTCATCGGTAAAAACTGGGTCATTGCACCGCCTTGGCAATTCTCCGAGACGCCGGCGGCCATCCGTTCGTGCGGTCCCAGGATAGGGGAGCACACCGAAGAAATCTTCAGGGACTATCTGGGGATGTCATCGGATGAAATCGACAAGTTGAAAAAAGATAAGGTCATATTCTGATCTGCATCTTCTGATTTTTTAATCCGCCCATATTCGCGGTTTTCTGCCGGCCCATGGCCGCGCCGCTTCCAGTTGCGCCGCCAGTTGGAACAGTCTCTCTTCACGGCCGAACGGGGCGATGAAGTGCGTGCCGCAGGGAAGGCCGTCCGGGGTCCAGTGCAGGGGGACGGTCATGGCCGGCAGGCCGCAAAGGTTGGCCACCTGGGTGAAAGGCGTGCGTTCGAGGCTCTTGCCGGCCAACTGGTCGACGATTCCCGTGGCTTTAAGCAGCCGTCCAATCTCCAACGTATTGACCACTTTCATCAAAGCTTTTTCGACCGGCGACGGTTGTAATGCACCGATCTTGGCCGGAAGATTCGCTGTGGTGGGTGTCATGTACAAGTCATAAGCCTGGAAGAACGCTCCCATCTGTCTTGCAGAGCGGTCCCACGCCCGCATGGCCGCAACGAATTCTCCTGCCGAAACGGCCCGCCCCAGAAGCCCCAGCGTGTAAGTCGTCGGCTCGACGTCCGAGACCGTGACTTTTCTTCCCAGCACTGCCCGCATCTCTTCCAGGTCGGCGGCCACTTCACCGAAATTCATGGTCAGGTAGCCTTTGGCAACCGCTTTGCCGTCCACGCCCGTCTGTTTTTCTTCGACGCGATGCCCCAATTCTTCGAGCAATTTGGCCGTTTCGACAACGGCCTTGACGCATTCGGGATGAACGTATGCCCCGATGGGTGAGGTCACGCTGAAGCCGATGGTCAGCTTCCCCGGAGGGGTTCCAATCGCTTCGAGATAGGATCCCGAAGGCGGACTGATTTCGTAGGGAGCGCCCGTATCCGGACCTTGGGTGGCGTCCAGGGCGGCGGCGCTGTCGCGCACGGACCGGGTGATGACGTGTTCTTGTACAGCTCCCTGCCACGACCACCCGTTGCGTGGGCCGCTGGGGTTCCGGCCGCGTGAGGGTTTCAGGCCGAAAAGGCCGCAGTAGGAAGCCGGTATCCGAATGCTGCCGCCGCCATCGCCGCCGGCCGCCATGGGCACCATGCCTGCCGCCACGGCCGCTGCGGATCCCCCGCTCGAACCGCCGGGCGTGTAATCGGTGTGCCAGGGATTGCGGCAGGCTCCGAATACCTCCGGCTCCGTGACACCCATCAGGCCCAATTCAGGCGTGTTGGTCTTGCCCAGGATGACCAGACCCGCTTTTTTAAACCGCTTCACCATTTCAGCGTCGTAATCGGGCACGAAATTTCTGTAGGCCTTGGAGCCGCCGGTCATCGGGACGCCTGCATAGGCGGCCAGCAGGTCCTTCAACAAAAATGGAACGCCAACGAAAGGCCCGTCGGGTAAGGGCCGGGCTGCCGCGCTGCGCCCGGCATCGAACATAGGTGTCACCACGGCGTTCAGTTTCGGATTCACCTCCTCGATACGTTCAATCGCCGCCTCACAAAGTTCACTCGCGGTGACATCGCCCCTTTTCACCAGTTCCGCCAAGCCCATCGCATCATATTGGCCATATTCCTTAAAACCGCCCATTGAGCTCTCCTTTTCTGTGAATGGGTCAAATCAGGGTTCGAACTGAATACCAGCCAGCAAATTCGGTCCGGGTGGAACAGGTGCCGATGCCACACGCCAAGCGGTCAAGATATCCGATAAAGCAGGTACATGCGCTGTGATACAGTATAACTTGTTTTACTTCACTTCCAGATTATCGTTGCCGGTTTCCGCTCCGGAAGCCGGCGGTATTTGAATTTCGGATACCCCAGCACCATTGGATAAAAATAGGTATGGCCGTCGGGCAGGCCGACCGACTGTCGAAGCGGTTGCGAATCCTGTCTGAGGGCCCGGGCGATCAATCCCATCCAACAGGTGCCAAGTCCGCTGGCAACGGCCGTGAGTTCGAAGTAGGACAGGGCGATGGACAGATCCACCATGCCATTGTCGTAATATCCCGGCGCAGAAGCGATGACCAGGCACGGTGCATGGTGGGTGATGGAGTTGATTCCAGCCTCGTAGGCATCGACGAACCTCGGAAAATAGGGTGGCAGATGTTTGCCTGCATCCGATGCCAGCGCGGCTTTCATCCATCCGATGGTCAAGTCGGCTATATGTGTCAAATGGGCCGGATCCGCGTGAACCGTCCAGGTCACCAACTGTGAATTGCCGCCGGTGGGAGCGTACCGGGCCGCATCGATAAGCGCTTGAATCGTCTCCTTGGCCACCGGCTTATTCTTGAACCGCCGGATGGATCTCCGGGTTCTGAGAAACTGCAATGCCTGCTCCCCGTCGATCGCCAGGTTCTTTTGAATTTTGGGGCTGTTTTCGATGGGCACCTCTTGGTGGTCGAGGGCATCGTGGGGGCAGACCGCCACGCAATGACCGCACCGAAGGCATATCTGGCGGCCCTGCTCGATCATGAAGGGAATACGGTCCTCATCTGTCTGCTTGATAATGTTGGCTGGACACGCCTGCACGCAAAACCCGTCTTTTTTGCATCTGGTTTCATCAATTTTGATTAGCGTCATCAGTCACCTCAAAACACTGCTCTCTATGAAAGTGATCCCGGCCGTCGGACGATTCGCGAATCGAATCGGTCCCTTTGGGAGGGGAGAAGTGGTTGCTGTCCGATCACGATCCACACCCGTCAACAATCGGGTAGCCATGGTCATTGCTGTTGGGGTCTGTCCGTCTCCTTGCCTTTTTCGACCTGTGCGGTCATCCCGGGCGTATCGTCCGCCGGTTTCATGATGATGTAGCGATAGACATAAACTGCCACTGGGACGCCCAACAAGACCCCCCAGAGTCCGAACAAGGTATGACCTAAATACAAAATGATCAGGGTCAAAAGGGGATTGATCTTCAGCACGGCAGAAACGATATTGGGGTTCAGGATATAGGCCTCGACCGCATGTATGAAGGCGATCATGATGACGGTTTGGCCCGCAAGCACCATGCCTCCGTCATTGAAGGCCAGCAGCAGGATTGGAACGGATGAAATGAAGGTGCCCCAGACGGGAATCAAACCTGCAAAGAAAACGATGCTCGAAAGAAGGGCAATGGGTTGTATCCCCAAGAGCCAGAGGCCTAAAGCGGTGAAAATGGTGTTTATGATGGCGATGAGTATCTGGGCTTGGAACGTATAACCGACCACCATGGCGAACTGAGCGACACTGTCGGCGGTTTCATCGTAAACCTCCTTGAACCGGCTTTGCCGCAATGCCAGAACGCGCGATTTAAGGTTGGGCAAGTCAAGAACGATCAGAAAACTGAACAGCGTGGCAAGCAGGAAATAGGTGAGAAAATGAGAGATGCGGTTGAAAAAGCCAATCACCAGACCCACAAGGCCCTCATTGCTCAGTCCCAACAAATTTTTCAGGGTAATGGCCTCCTTGACGCTTACCAAAAAAGGCGTCATTTGAGGCTGTTTGTGAGCC is drawn from Desulfatitalea tepidiphila and contains these coding sequences:
- a CDS encoding amidase yields the protein MGGFKEYGQYDAMGLAELVKRGDVTASELCEAAIERIEEVNPKLNAVVTPMFDAGRSAAARPLPDGPFVGVPFLLKDLLAAYAGVPMTGGSKAYRNFVPDYDAEMVKRFKKAGLVILGKTNTPELGLMGVTEPEVFGACRNPWHTDYTPGGSSGGSAAAVAAGMVPMAAGGDGGGSIRIPASYCGLFGLKPSRGRNPSGPRNGWSWQGAVQEHVITRSVRDSAAALDATQGPDTGAPYEISPPSGSYLEAIGTPPGKLTIGFSVTSPIGAYVHPECVKAVVETAKLLEELGHRVEEKQTGVDGKAVAKGYLTMNFGEVAADLEEMRAVLGRKVTVSDVEPTTYTLGLLGRAVSAGEFVAAMRAWDRSARQMGAFFQAYDLYMTPTTANLPAKIGALQPSPVEKALMKVVNTLEIGRLLKATGIVDQLAGKSLERTPFTQVANLCGLPAMTVPLHWTPDGLPCGTHFIAPFGREERLFQLAAQLEAARPWAGRKPRIWAD
- a CDS encoding FAD-binding oxidoreductase, with the translated sequence MKTNNLHYNPVTPDIVTALMKICGQGAVLFGDARQLERFSHDAVAERQFAHPPEVVVSPSTTEQVAAIMRLANEMRIPVTPRAGGSGLSGGAIPIFGGIVLCVDRMNRILEIDGANLMAVVEPGVVTNHLDAALKEAGLFFPGYPMSEEICFIAGNVSENAGGGRAVKYGVTGRYIHGLEIVTPIGEIFQAGGKRVKDVTGYDLIQLMVGSEGTLGIFTKIFIRLLPRPTHRKGLLVLIDNVKSAVEMISQVMLKGRLIPSAVEFMDGVCFSLAARELKHDFPYERTRAALLFEVDGRHPNEVAREAEIIETLCRGKHVVGLYPADSESQLESFWKIRKRVIWALRRRFPRESVEDISLPIAALPDILTELEHIGERYHVHIPVYGHAADGNLHATPVKSPQQSDSHWDSMLPHLLADIYRAVARLGGTISGEHGIGHKRRDFLDLVMSPTQINMMRAIKKAIDPNNILNPGKIVNV
- a CDS encoding CaiB/BaiF CoA transferase family protein, whose amino-acid sequence is MAPSALNGVKIIEFCTTISGAYCSKLMADLGAEVIKIEPPVTGDEARRRPPFQNDDPDPEKSGLFLYINTNKFGITLDPSKPKGKEIFERLVRQADILIEDHRPGEMEAMGLGYETLKKTNPGLIMMAITPFGQTGPCKDYKAYQLNISHMSGQGYLLPLVAPDLDRPPVQIGGNSGNFDAGLTASLAVMAALFWRGASGKGQYIGMSKMEALIAMQRVESVTFPNSGINMSRKGESLRMSGNGIFPCKDGFVSIVTPEEHQWQNFMKLIGDPPWSKEPWCQNRFERGNHAEKINAYILEWMKDKPKEEIFRKGQAFSVPVAQVNTAEDVVCSPHFNARGFFVEIDHPVMGKLEKFPSSPYRFSKTPWAVARPAPRLGEHNEMIFQEKLGYTTEDLKIFKDAGIL
- a CDS encoding CaiB/BaiF CoA transferase family protein; its protein translation is MDNSGPLTGIRVVEFTSAWAGPYATCLLGFLGAEVIKVESRQRPDHSRIISFTTGKAFQTLDESEVFNNLNLNKRSVCLNLKMPEAVEIARNLIQVSDVVMENMRPGVVPRLGLGYEEARAIKPDIIYISSSACGQTGPDREYIGYAPTFAALAGLPHVTGYPDWPPSNFLGSIDLRSACTSAFAILAALYYHQQTGEGQYIDLASQEAIATYAGDIFLDYVMNGRVPMRQGNQNAVMAPHNCYRCKGEDKWISIAVATQAEWENLCRAMGRSDLIDDPRFADNARRKTNEAELDAIMSAWTGDKDPYDVMGMLQHAGVAATPSMSSEALFNDPHLKERKVFRQVDHPVIGKNWVIAPPWQFSETPAAIRSCGPRIGEHTEEIFRDYLGMSSDEIDKLKKDKVIF
- a CDS encoding AI-2E family transporter produces the protein MINLSEFVRANKKVAIWAAFFALLFLVREVFGLVFLTFILAYIFNNAVVKLERHFRLKRYYWTVAVYLLFVSVVTSLMIMVMPRIITEAKDFFNKLPELMSAIRLYLDELAHKQPQMTPFLVSVKEAITLKNLLGLSNEGLVGLVIGFFNRISHFLTYFLLATLFSFLIVLDLPNLKSRVLALRQSRFKEVYDETADSVAQFAMVVGYTFQAQILIAIINTIFTALGLWLLGIQPIALLSSIVFFAGLIPVWGTFISSVPILLLAFNDGGMVLAGQTVIMIAFIHAVEAYILNPNIVSAVLKINPLLTLIILYLGHTLFGLWGVLLGVPVAVYVYRYIIMKPADDTPGMTAQVEKGKETDRPQQQ
- a CDS encoding nitroreductase family protein translates to MTLIKIDETRCKKDGFCVQACPANIIKQTDEDRIPFMIEQGRQICLRCGHCVAVCPHDALDHQEVPIENSPKIQKNLAIDGEQALQFLRTRRSIRRFKNKPVAKETIQALIDAARYAPTGGNSQLVTWTVHADPAHLTHIADLTIGWMKAALASDAGKHLPPYFPRFVDAYEAGINSITHHAPCLVIASAPGYYDNGMVDLSIALSYFELTAVASGLGTCWMGLIARALRQDSQPLRQSVGLPDGHTYFYPMVLGYPKFKYRRLPERKPATIIWK
- a CDS encoding NAD-dependent succinate-semialdehyde dehydrogenase; protein product: MFVNGKWVNAESGRTFPSVNPASGDIIAQVPAGDANDAAKAIEAAADAFPHWAAQTAYQRSQFLYRAHALMMEKLDHLAAVMTEEQGKPLQAARNEVKYGADFLLWYAEEAKRIYGQTIPSSRADQRFMVLRQPVGVVGAITPWNYPISMITRKVAPALAAGCTIVLKPAEATPLCAKAVFEIFEAAGMPSGVVNLVTAQAPSPIGDTFLKDPRIRKLTFTGSTEVGKMLAREAAAQMKRVSLELGGHAPFIVCRDADPVHAAKGLALVKYLNTGQACISPNRIYVHADIIDPFIGELTQRVSAMKAGSGFDKSVRIGPLVNDAALEKVDRQVQDAIARGAGLIAGGRRLTENGLERGFFYAPTILSGVTPDMTIYREETFGPVAPIISYNDEDDLLAMANDTRYGLASYVYTRDLKTAFTLFEGLHFGIVGINDINPTSAAAPFGGMKESGLGREGGIEGIEEYLETKLGGFSI